CGAGTTCACGTATAAAAGTGAGTGAAGACGGCAGAAAAGCTTTAATGAAGCTAACGACACCTTAGCTTAGGGTCCTAGCAAGAATGCTCCATAGGGAAGTTTTAACTAATGGCTTATTTCTACATAAAAAGTGACTGTCAATCAGTTCCAGCATTTTTAAACCAGCCAGCCTCATCTAATAATATTATCATTTATCGTCTCAAAAGAGTAGCGAAAGATTTCCACATGTACACACTTTGTAGTAAGTGTCATTACCTTACTTTTAGAGTAAGGATGGTTATTGTGTTGTACAATAcagtttttattactgtttacTTATATTGTCTTTTTGCCCTTACAGTGAGCAATAAAGAAATCGAGGACTTTGTGAAATTGAGGATTTCAAATAGTTATCTTTTCTCTGGAAGGAAAAATAGCTCAAAATGGGCTTGGAggtatgtaaataaaaagtgctgTAGTAGCATGTGGGTCAAGCACTTAGAAGTGCTCATGGAAAGAAGACttcaaaacaggtttaacaTATTACCTTTCTTGTGTTCATAagaaaaacccaacaagacAAAATTTCCTCCAATAATTGTACATAGGTGACAAAAATGTTTAGGGTAAAGTatggtctttttaaaaaatactttcacCTTTTGTAGGTGTCCTTTATATGTCCTGCTTCTATGCTTTTTCCTTTGCAAAGTAGAAGACTGATGtcactgatttaatttttgtatcAAATATAGTTTATATCAGTTCACCTTGAAAAACATGGTGTCACTCTTGCTAAACCGTAACACTATGGTATTTTCAGAGCTATCCTGAAACATATGGGATTGCATTTTAAGATGACCCATCGTCAAGCATCCAAAAAGTGGGATAACATGAAGAAGAAATATAAGGTACTGAGTTCTTTCTCTTAGTTTAGTATTTGAACTCATTGCTGATTTTACTGGTTTGTCCTGATTATTTCTCCTCAGGAGTTAAAGTATCCTCCAGAGGGGGTGAAAGTCGTTCCTGAAGTCTGGTCTTTTTTCTCCCTGATGGATGACGCCATGGAGGGTCGGCTGCAGGGCACGGCCCCCATCCTCGAGGCCCTTCcccacaacagcaacaacagcgATTTCTTACCCGCGTCGATGCCCAAAAAGAGAAGGGTCTTAAATGTGGAGTTCTCTTCTGTTACAGATTTGGTTGCTAGTGAGCCAGAGATGGAGGTTTCGCTAAATGGAAAAGAGGAGGACGGGGAGGATGGGGAGGATGGGGAGGATGGGGAGGACGTGACGGTGCTGGAAAGATACGAGGAGATAAACCGCATCTTACCAGAGGTGGAGGCCGGGAAGGACCGTATACAGCAGACGACTAAAAGGGAGCAGCCGCTGCTTCAAAGAGAGAGGGCCTTGCTGGACAGAGAGATCACGGCTCTGGATCGAGAACGAGCCTTGCTGGAGAGGGAACGGGCCGTGATGGAGAGGGAGAGGGTGACGATGGAGAGGGAGAGAGCGGTGATGGAGAGGGAGAGGGCGTTGATGGAGAGGGAGAAGTCGATGATTGAGAAGGACAGAGACGCTTTGCTCAGGGAGCGCCTGGCTCTGGACAAAGAAAAGGCGAGATGGGAGAGGTTTTCTGCCCGAAATGAAAGGACTGAGAACGCCACAGAAGACGACAGCAAGGCGGTGGACTCAGATGCTGGAAACGGGAAAGAGAGAttcctttatttgtttgaaaaacttgtggaaaacttttaataaaacggGGGCATCTGCAGTTTCCTAAACCTTTACATGTGggtgaaaaatgtgtttcagaagatttatttttgattagcTGTTAAATCCATGCAAATGCATCTGTGGTCATCACAGAAATCCAACCCTACAAATATCTGTAACCTTAAAgttctcaaagaaaaaaacatcgaGCCTTCTCCACATTGGAGAGGTCTTCAGGACTTTATTCACTTTTATTCCATTCAGATCACACAATAGCAAGCTCTTccacaagcaaaaacaacaacctccCCTCCCAAATCAAACAATGGTTTTTAGTTGATCGGTGTTGCCTATGGTACAGGGGTAAAGCGTGACGTTTTGACGTGAAAAATGCCAATTATTgtagtttgtgttaaaaaaaatctgaatatttatattttatattatagtACAAACTGTACAACCAGCAGTTGTGTTTAAATGCATCTTTTATTGTATTAGATATTCAATTTACCTTTCATTAAGCTCCAGCTTCAATAGATTTATGCTAGTATACATCGTCAAAAGTGTTAGATTAGTCTTTAatcttaatatttctttttattttatttttttacaaaacaaacatatttaaacaatataTCACCAGTTGGTTGTCGATGACAAGTCATAGGAAGACTCTGAACAGGAAGAACTTAACTTCTGATCAAGTTGTAGAGCAGTTTGAGGGATTTCTCACGTGTTGTGCTTTTGTCATATTTCAATGTACAAGTGTGCTGCTGTGTCCGAGACGTAAACGTCTGAAGATCAGGCAGAAGGTAGAGCAGTGCATATGTGCATGGTTGTCAGGATCTCGCTTGTACTCGTCGTGGTTTTTTGGCTGATAATGAGACACAGTTTACACACAGTTTCACGGATTTACGTCAGCAGCATGTATGACAGGAAGTTGAAAACGCGCGGTGGCGACTGGTAGCTTGTTGGCGCTGAGCTGTGAGCTCATTTTAAGTCTGTTGTGTCGGTATGTACAAATATGTGTGCGCGCGGTTGCACCTGCGTGTAAGTCTTGTGCTGGCTAAATGAGATTCCCGATGGGTATACGGGGCAGGCAGATGTACGCCTGCGGGGTCTTGCTGAGGTTGATGGGGTTGCCGTCCAGGCGGATGTCCTCCAGCGCGTTCCTGATGTAGTTGAAGTCATTCAGGTTGCAGAATGTGTCCTCGTGCATCATTTGAATGTTGTTTCGCTGCAACAGAACGGAAGGGGATTCGGTTTTCTTCAGCGAAAGCACAATGTGCGGAAAAAGCTTTCATTCTGGAGAATTTTTGAGTGAAGTAAGCGATGAGACGTGCATGTTAAGGTGATATACCTGTAGATGTAAAGATCGCAGGCTGTCTGGTAAAGGCACTGGGATGTAATCAATGTTGTTGTCAGTTAGGTACAAGTACAACAGCCCTCTCATGTCCTGCAACGCaagaaagaaaacccacacagacTCAAACATACATTTGAAAATTTTTATGTCCCTTATTGGTAATTATGAAGCATGCAGCCATTCTAAAAGAAGTTTCTGAATAGGTTGTACATACTTTGAATGCCTCTCTGTGAATACCCTTTGAGTCAATGTTGTTGTGGCTGGCATCAATCAGCGTCATGGTCTCTGGGAGAGATGGCAGCTGCCTGACGTAATTTTCTCTGATgatcagctcctccagctcagGCAGACCCATGAAAGCTCTGTCCTCGATAGACGTGATGTCGTTGGCAGTCAGGTCGATCCTCTTCAGTTTGTCTGGACGAGAACAACTCTCTGAGAtactgatgtgtgtttgtgtgtgtgtgtgtgtgtgtgtgtgtgttcgccgGCTAATGCTCGTGCATTTTCATTCAGGCAGGAAACATACTCATGTTGGCGAAGTCGGACTTGTTGAtctttgtgattttgttgtAGCGGGCGTAGAAGTGAGTGGTGTCTTTGGGCAGAGGTGGAACACCATTCAGCTTCATGTCGTCACAGTAGACCGAACCACCGAGGCACGTGCACAGCAGGCAAACGGGCATtcctacaacaaaaaaaacaaaaaactaaaactaaagcgAATAgaaccccaatgtgggtcacgcAACACCAAGTAgcggtc
The DNA window shown above is from Kryptolebias marmoratus isolate JLee-2015 linkage group LG18, ASM164957v2, whole genome shotgun sequence and carries:
- the si:dkeyp-38g8.5 gene encoding uncharacterized protein si:dkeyp-38g8.5; translated protein: METMEQQDHSYTNGVCDQINPAEFTYKMSNKEIEDFVKLRISNSYLFSGRKNSSKWAWRAILKHMGLHFKMTHRQASKKWDNMKKKYKELKYPPEGVKVVPEVWSFFSLMDDAMEGRLQGTAPILEALPHNSNNSDFLPASMPKKRRVLNVEFSSVTDLVASEPEMEVSLNGKEEDGEDGEDGEDGEDVTVLERYEEINRILPEVEAGKDRIQQTTKREQPLLQRERALLDREITALDRERALLERERAVMERERVTMERERAVMERERALMEREKSMIEKDRDALLRERLALDKEKARWERFSARNERTENATEDDSKAVDSDAGNGKERFLYLFEKLVENF